The following proteins are encoded in a genomic region of Leptospira fainei serovar Hurstbridge str. BUT 6:
- a CDS encoding GNAT family N-acetyltransferase — protein MGSGSVQNRLKTERKLEVRIAENQLEIERTLALRYDVFNLELGEGLPQSAATRKDRDEYDLFCDHLIVVDKNRDDMIVGTYRILRRSVAKANLGFYSDNEFDITKIYELEREPAEIGRSCVHPEYRDGSVISLLWGGLAQYMKKNNIGYLFGCGSVHSTDVQTANDVYAFLKEKKALAGSTFDVTPLPGFEMPDFDSNYAPEDIKEVTKRIPALIKGYIRAGSLICGTPALDSVFKTTDFFILFDIKDIEARYSKHYLE, from the coding sequence ATGGGATCAGGATCTGTCCAAAACAGGCTAAAAACAGAAAGAAAACTCGAGGTTAGAATTGCCGAGAATCAACTCGAAATCGAGAGAACATTGGCCCTGCGCTATGATGTTTTCAATCTTGAGTTAGGCGAGGGTTTACCCCAATCTGCGGCGACTCGTAAAGACCGCGATGAGTATGATCTTTTCTGCGATCACCTAATCGTAGTCGATAAGAATCGCGACGATATGATCGTAGGAACTTACCGAATTCTAAGGAGAAGCGTTGCAAAAGCGAATCTAGGTTTTTACTCGGATAACGAATTCGATATTACTAAGATTTACGAACTCGAACGCGAACCTGCGGAAATCGGTCGTAGCTGCGTTCACCCGGAATATAGAGACGGTTCGGTAATTTCTCTTCTTTGGGGCGGACTAGCCCAATACATGAAGAAAAATAATATCGGGTATCTATTCGGATGCGGCTCGGTTCACAGTACCGATGTGCAGACTGCAAACGACGTATACGCTTTCCTAAAAGAGAAAAAAGCTCTTGCCGGTTCGACGTTCGATGTCACTCCGCTGCCCGGTTTTGAAATGCCGGATTTCGACTCGAATTATGCGCCGGAAGATATTAAGGAAGTAACGAAAAGAATTCCTGCCTTGATTAAAGGATACATTAGAGCGGGTTCGCTCATTTGTGGAACTCCTGCATTAGACAGCGTATTCAAAACGACGGATTTCTTCATTCTCTTCGATATCAAAGATATTGAAGCTAGATATAGCAAACATTACCTCGAATAA
- a CDS encoding PilZ domain-containing protein, with protein sequence MEKRKHIRVVPFHNQPVQVQLMGNGFIEILIAQDLSENGIAIRVPHHFDGCDIHSAVELVVSLPGYKPFKAMGLIKHLAPAKEAAGFFGVQFTQLDPKGKTFLGDFVKKLVSQRRMAG encoded by the coding sequence ATGGAGAAGAGAAAGCATATACGTGTTGTGCCTTTTCACAACCAGCCGGTTCAGGTTCAATTGATGGGGAATGGATTCATAGAAATCCTCATCGCTCAAGACTTGAGCGAAAATGGAATAGCAATACGTGTTCCTCATCATTTCGACGGCTGCGATATTCATTCCGCCGTGGAATTAGTCGTTTCGCTGCCCGGATATAAACCGTTCAAAGCCATGGGACTCATTAAACACTTAGCCCCCGCTAAAGAAGCAGCCGGCTTTTTTGGAGTTCAATTCACTCAATTAGATCCAAAAGGAAAAACGTTTTTGGGTGATTTTGTAAAAAAATTAGTCTCTCAGCGCAGAATGGCAGGTTAA
- a CDS encoding alpha/beta fold hydrolase has product MSEKLWKTHALAWKAAGIFFEWKRKKIFYRTGGSGENLLLLHGFPTSSWDWKNLWESLTSRYHVIALDYLGFGFSDKPKGGHYSVFQYADQAEDLLQDLKVSEVHLLAHDLGDTVAQELLARFREKLAGQRIGGPDLKSAFLLNGGIFPETHRPRTIQKLLNGPFGFLFSNLLNKSSFERNLSEVFGPETKPTKEELDGFWECVSNGGGRAVYHKLIRYIRERKLFRERWVGAILDSPVPFAFGDGLIDPVSGIQVVQRLKQFRPEAKIYEFPKIGHYPQTEAPEDVLKAYYNFRSQL; this is encoded by the coding sequence ATGTCGGAAAAATTATGGAAGACTCATGCACTCGCGTGGAAGGCAGCGGGAATATTCTTCGAATGGAAACGGAAGAAAATCTTTTATAGAACAGGTGGAAGTGGCGAGAATCTTTTGCTTTTGCATGGATTTCCCACTTCTTCCTGGGATTGGAAAAACCTATGGGAAAGTCTCACTTCTCGGTACCATGTAATAGCTCTGGACTATCTCGGATTCGGATTTTCGGATAAACCGAAAGGAGGCCATTATTCGGTGTTTCAATACGCCGACCAGGCGGAAGATTTGCTTCAGGATTTAAAGGTTAGTGAAGTTCACCTTCTTGCCCATGATTTGGGCGATACGGTTGCACAGGAATTGTTGGCTCGATTTCGGGAAAAGTTGGCAGGACAAAGAATTGGAGGCCCGGATTTAAAATCAGCATTCCTGCTCAACGGCGGAATATTTCCGGAAACTCACCGACCTAGAACTATTCAAAAATTGTTGAATGGTCCGTTCGGGTTTCTCTTTTCGAATTTACTAAACAAATCCTCTTTCGAACGTAATTTGTCCGAAGTCTTCGGCCCGGAGACAAAGCCTACTAAAGAGGAGCTGGACGGTTTTTGGGAATGCGTGAGCAACGGAGGAGGAAGGGCGGTTTATCATAAACTCATTCGATATATAAGAGAACGAAAACTCTTTCGAGAAAGATGGGTCGGCGCGATATTGGACTCACCCGTACCGTTTGCATTCGGAGACGGATTAATAGATCCGGTGAGTGGAATACAAGTCGTCCAAAGGTTAAAACAATTCAGACCGGAAGCAAAGATCTATGAATTTCCTAAGATAGGACATTATCCTCAAACCGAGGCTCCTGAGGATGTGCTTAAAGCATATTATAACTTTCGATCGCAACTTTAA
- a CDS encoding aldo/keto reductase, whose product MLLRKIPSSGETIPAIGLGTWQTFDVTSDDHSLASLDEVLRDFLQEGGTVIDSSPMYGRAEETVGILSQRLSEPQRRKIFFATKVWTKGEAAGRAQIEASFRKMKAEKIDLFQIHNLLDTSTHLKALRDLKEKGKIRYIGLTHFTPSAFAEMERIAEKDRVEFLQIPYSIMTREAENRLLPFAAQKGIAVLVNRPFEEGGLFRRTRGKILPEYFREWGCDSFAQAFLKYIISHPAVTCVIPATAKLSHLQDNMRAGFGNLPDNSERKRFLSNLLEALE is encoded by the coding sequence ATGCTCTTGCGGAAAATTCCCAGCTCCGGGGAAACAATTCCGGCCATCGGCCTAGGAACCTGGCAAACTTTCGACGTTACGTCAGACGACCATTCCCTCGCTTCTTTAGATGAAGTGCTACGGGATTTTCTGCAAGAGGGAGGAACGGTAATCGATTCTTCTCCTATGTATGGGAGAGCCGAAGAAACCGTCGGAATTCTTTCTCAACGGTTAAGCGAACCCCAACGCCGAAAGATATTTTTTGCAACGAAAGTGTGGACGAAGGGCGAAGCAGCGGGGCGGGCTCAGATAGAAGCTTCCTTTCGAAAAATGAAAGCGGAAAAAATCGACCTTTTTCAAATACATAATCTTTTAGATACGTCCACACATTTAAAAGCGCTTAGGGATTTGAAGGAAAAGGGAAAGATTCGGTATATCGGTCTGACTCATTTTACTCCTTCCGCATTTGCCGAAATGGAACGGATTGCCGAGAAAGATAGAGTGGAATTTCTTCAAATTCCTTATTCGATCATGACACGGGAGGCGGAAAATCGTCTTTTACCGTTTGCGGCTCAAAAGGGGATCGCGGTCCTCGTCAATCGACCTTTCGAAGAAGGTGGGCTGTTTCGAAGAACTAGGGGTAAAATACTCCCGGAGTATTTTAGGGAATGGGGATGTGATTCCTTTGCTCAGGCTTTTCTAAAATACATTATTTCTCATCCGGCAGTCACTTGTGTAATTCCCGCGACGGCGAAACTTTCCCATCTACAGGATAATATGCGGGCTGGATTCGGAAATTTGCCGGACAATTCGGAAAGAAAACGCTTCCTATCCAATTTACTCGAAGCCCTGGAATAG
- a CDS encoding CapA family protein, which yields MIRLFMTLRKVFFFSSTFGLLLVCSATGGQVRSTSPNILRMVAVGDIMSHQTQMDSAYDKSCDCWDFGGVFEEIAPMISEADLAVGNLETTLPGDPKQYTGYPQFGAPDSLAKAIRDTGFDLLSTANNHSCDKGKEGVVRTVTVLEELGLKHLGTYRTREEYEKNRILKVQVGDFDLVFLDYTYGTNGLEIPAGTVVNLIDKTRILEDIALAKKSKPDGIIVMYHFGTEYLHEPDAFQKETVDFTLEAGADIVLGGHPHSLQRFGKKMIKDRFGIEKERFFIYSLGNFISGQDRRYVDGGIVLNFSLSKETGKLSITDIFYEPIWVYIDRTGSKGPKFRLLPVRKYLKNDQPRKLPEAAFQRMLQFYKDTKEVLGPPGPK from the coding sequence ATGATTCGATTATTTATGACGCTCCGAAAAGTTTTCTTTTTCTCATCAACTTTCGGGTTACTGTTAGTTTGCTCCGCGACCGGCGGCCAAGTTAGGTCCACTTCTCCAAACATATTACGAATGGTAGCAGTCGGAGATATCATGTCGCATCAGACTCAAATGGATTCGGCCTATGATAAATCCTGCGATTGCTGGGACTTTGGCGGAGTCTTCGAAGAGATTGCTCCAATGATTTCCGAGGCGGACTTGGCAGTGGGAAATTTGGAAACTACATTGCCAGGAGATCCGAAACAATATACCGGATATCCTCAATTTGGTGCCCCCGATTCCCTTGCGAAAGCGATTCGAGATACCGGGTTCGACCTTCTTTCTACTGCCAATAATCATTCCTGTGATAAGGGTAAAGAAGGAGTGGTTCGGACCGTTACGGTCTTAGAGGAGTTGGGTTTAAAACATTTAGGAACATATAGAACTCGGGAAGAATATGAGAAGAATCGAATTCTTAAGGTGCAAGTCGGCGATTTTGATTTAGTATTCCTGGATTATACCTATGGAACAAACGGTCTTGAAATCCCCGCCGGAACCGTCGTAAACCTAATCGATAAAACCAGAATTTTAGAAGACATCGCGTTGGCTAAAAAAAGTAAACCGGATGGAATCATCGTGATGTATCATTTCGGTACGGAGTATCTGCACGAACCGGACGCATTTCAAAAAGAAACTGTGGATTTTACTTTGGAAGCGGGCGCCGATATCGTATTAGGCGGTCATCCTCATAGTTTGCAGCGATTCGGAAAGAAAATGATTAAGGACCGCTTTGGAATTGAGAAAGAACGATTTTTCATCTATTCTTTAGGGAACTTTATCTCCGGGCAGGATCGTCGATACGTAGACGGCGGAATCGTTTTAAATTTCTCCCTTTCCAAAGAGACTGGAAAACTTTCGATTACGGATATTTTCTACGAACCTATTTGGGTATATATAGACCGGACCGGATCTAAAGGACCTAAGTTCAGATTGCTTCCCGTTCGAAAATACTTAAAAAACGACCAACCGCGAAAACTTCCGGAAGCGGCCTTTCAAAGAATGTTACAATTTTACAAGGATACTAAAGAAGTATTGGGGCCTCCGGGTCCAAAATAA
- a CDS encoding LIC_10091 family lipoprotein: MTFRKKTAENLHASFSSRVYKTIFLIYLSFSAATCGTLSVTEHKYSSSNLNRDVLTLDETDPLPADRNLHADHYPASNERRLDLFRSSVEGLGGGYIGVGTDQNLTLVAWAKSEYAFLADFDPVTVAINRIHLYFFEISPTYAEFEALWDGKNKKETLAVLEKRFSADPEFKVISKAYEIALKKGGVPQRLADLKKMSKTFDFKSFHNDSNDYTYLRNMVLEGRILAIDGNLLGMKTFRAIGEKATKIRIPIRILYTSNAEEYFRYPDDMRKNFLSLPTDEKSIVIRTLTKGAKVFGFPDGEMFPKDYPFHYNVQSMDNFKIWLNKPGPLSTTAILSKRKQIVKGFSIIEGTPTDDSKKTAQK; encoded by the coding sequence ATGACATTCAGAAAAAAAACCGCAGAGAATTTACACGCGAGTTTTTCCTCAAGAGTCTATAAAACAATCTTTCTCATATACCTATCGTTTTCCGCGGCGACTTGCGGAACGCTTTCCGTTACCGAGCATAAATATTCTTCCAGCAATCTAAATCGAGACGTTTTGACTTTGGATGAAACGGATCCGTTACCTGCCGATCGTAATCTTCACGCCGATCATTATCCGGCTTCGAACGAAAGAAGATTGGATTTATTTCGTTCGAGTGTGGAAGGACTCGGAGGCGGTTATATCGGAGTAGGAACGGACCAAAATCTTACACTCGTTGCCTGGGCAAAAAGCGAGTATGCATTTCTTGCCGATTTTGATCCTGTAACCGTTGCGATTAACCGAATTCATTTGTATTTTTTTGAAATTTCTCCCACTTATGCGGAATTCGAGGCGCTATGGGATGGAAAGAATAAAAAGGAAACTCTCGCAGTTTTGGAAAAGAGATTCTCCGCAGACCCCGAATTCAAGGTGATCAGTAAAGCATACGAGATTGCGCTTAAGAAAGGCGGCGTTCCACAAAGGCTTGCCGATCTAAAGAAAATGTCTAAAACCTTCGATTTTAAATCCTTTCATAATGATTCCAACGATTATACTTATCTGCGAAATATGGTTTTGGAAGGACGCATTCTTGCGATCGACGGAAACTTATTAGGGATGAAAACATTCCGGGCAATCGGTGAAAAAGCCACCAAGATCCGCATACCGATCCGTATCCTTTACACTTCGAATGCCGAGGAATATTTCCGGTATCCGGACGATATGAGAAAGAATTTCCTAAGCCTTCCGACCGACGAAAAAAGCATCGTCATTCGCACTCTGACGAAAGGAGCTAAGGTTTTCGGATTTCCGGACGGAGAAATGTTTCCGAAGGATTATCCGTTTCATTATAATGTTCAATCGATGGATAATTTTAAGATCTGGCTAAATAAACCGGGCCCTCTTTCCACCACCGCAATCTTATCCAAAAGAAAGCAGATCGTGAAAGGGTTTTCCATTATCGAAGGAACTCCGACTGACGATTCCAAGAAGACCGCGCAAAAATAA
- a CDS encoding acyl-CoA dehydrogenase family protein, producing the protein MKGVLDKSFDLFNPTENHLSLRENVAMFAKQSLDEQAKEHDDGELFNAPLFRRLGTELGIFGVTVPEADGGMGLDPVASVIIHEEFSAYDPGFTLSYLAHEVLFVNNFYYSSNALQKQKYLSKVLSGEWIGGMGMTEPGAGTDVLGMSTIAVRRGDKYILNGTKQYITNGNVGQVFLIYAKTSKDARRTTAFIVESAFPGFSVGKKEEKMGMRSSPTTQLVFDNAEVPAENLIGVEDGALVHMMRNLEIERVTLAAQSLGIAKRCVEVMCDYTIRHREAFGKKLIEFGQIQRLVAESYADYQAARALVYDVAAKIHPENRNSLGAASAKLVATQMAERVSRNAIQVLGGYGYCREYPVERLHRDAILLSIGGGTNEAMQKNIAADLRALYSTSH; encoded by the coding sequence ATGAAAGGCGTATTAGACAAGAGTTTTGATTTATTCAATCCTACGGAGAATCATCTCTCCTTGCGGGAAAACGTAGCGATGTTCGCTAAGCAAAGTTTGGACGAACAGGCAAAAGAGCACGACGATGGAGAACTATTTAATGCGCCCCTTTTCCGCCGACTTGGCACTGAACTAGGAATTTTCGGCGTAACGGTTCCGGAGGCAGACGGCGGCATGGGTTTGGATCCTGTAGCAAGCGTCATCATTCATGAGGAATTTTCCGCATACGATCCCGGATTTACCCTTTCCTACTTAGCTCACGAGGTGCTGTTTGTGAATAATTTCTACTACAGCTCCAACGCTCTTCAAAAGCAAAAGTATCTGTCGAAAGTCTTATCGGGAGAATGGATCGGCGGGATGGGCATGACCGAACCCGGGGCGGGAACCGACGTACTCGGAATGAGTACGATAGCCGTTCGTCGCGGGGACAAATACATTCTGAACGGCACAAAACAATATATTACGAACGGAAATGTCGGCCAGGTTTTTCTCATATATGCAAAAACAAGCAAAGACGCAAGACGCACGACCGCCTTCATCGTGGAAAGCGCCTTTCCCGGATTTAGCGTGGGAAAAAAAGAGGAAAAGATGGGAATGCGATCTTCTCCCACAACTCAATTAGTTTTTGATAATGCGGAAGTTCCTGCTGAAAATCTAATCGGCGTGGAAGACGGCGCTTTAGTTCACATGATGAGAAACCTCGAAATCGAGAGAGTTACCTTGGCAGCGCAATCCTTGGGAATCGCAAAACGCTGTGTCGAAGTCATGTGCGATTATACGATTCGCCATAGAGAAGCCTTCGGTAAAAAACTCATCGAATTCGGTCAAATCCAAAGACTCGTAGCGGAATCCTATGCCGACTATCAGGCTGCCCGCGCATTAGTCTATGATGTTGCGGCAAAAATTCATCCGGAAAACCGCAATTCGCTCGGAGCGGCATCCGCAAAGCTCGTCGCTACGCAAATGGCGGAAAGAGTTTCCAGAAACGCGATCCAAGTTTTGGGCGGCTACGGCTATTGTCGTGAATATCCCGTGGAAAGATTGCATAGGGACGCGATTTTACTTTCTATCGGCGGGGGAACCAACGAAGCCATGCAGAAGAATATTGCAGCGGATTTGAGGGCATTATACAGTACATCGCATTGA
- a CDS encoding LIC10362 family protein, whose protein sequence is MAYSVVLTGICILSFFLGSRNKGLNEYSLNGLREAFLQSFASPFSPKSIYWFLFFGSFLLLPYFWGLTFLLKSDMNVLVIIGGLVWDYYWSRTFILFR, encoded by the coding sequence ATGGCATATTCTGTCGTATTAACTGGTATTTGTATTCTCTCTTTCTTTTTAGGATCCAGAAATAAAGGACTGAACGAGTATTCTTTAAACGGGTTACGAGAGGCTTTTTTGCAATCCTTCGCCTCTCCATTTTCTCCCAAGTCGATTTACTGGTTCTTATTCTTCGGTTCTTTCTTACTTCTTCCTTATTTTTGGGGATTAACGTTTCTACTTAAATCCGACATGAATGTTCTGGTAATCATCGGAGGATTAGTCTGGGATTATTATTGGAGTAGAACGTTCATTCTGTTTCGATGA
- a CDS encoding electron transfer flavoprotein subunit beta/FixA family protein, whose amino-acid sequence MKIIVLVKQVPDTETNIKVGDKSINEAGIKWIISPYDEFAIEEGLRLREKNGGEVIAVSLGPDRVQESLRQAYAMGADRAVQIKVDNYVPFDTVLTAELIANFAKSENADIIIGGRQSIDSDSSQVVVQVAEALGIPHIAFAVSLEINGTNVKSTKEVEGGTQIVETTLPVAITAQKGLNEPRYPNLKGLMAAKKKPIESKSPADLGNPSSKIEIVGLEPPPPRIPGRKLEAADAKGFAEQLVKALREEAKVI is encoded by the coding sequence ATGAAGATCATCGTTTTAGTGAAGCAGGTGCCTGACACCGAAACGAATATTAAAGTCGGGGACAAATCCATCAACGAAGCCGGAATTAAATGGATTATCTCTCCGTACGATGAATTCGCCATCGAGGAAGGTCTCAGATTGCGCGAGAAAAACGGAGGGGAAGTTATTGCAGTTTCCCTCGGTCCCGATCGCGTTCAAGAGTCCCTCCGCCAAGCCTATGCAATGGGAGCAGACCGCGCGGTACAGATCAAAGTGGACAACTACGTTCCTTTCGATACCGTTTTGACTGCTGAATTAATTGCTAATTTTGCAAAATCGGAAAACGCCGATATAATTATCGGAGGACGCCAATCGATCGACTCCGACAGCTCTCAAGTTGTCGTTCAAGTCGCTGAAGCATTGGGAATTCCTCATATAGCTTTTGCCGTAAGCTTGGAAATTAACGGAACAAACGTTAAATCAACTAAAGAAGTGGAAGGTGGAACGCAAATCGTCGAAACCACTCTTCCAGTCGCCATCACCGCTCAAAAAGGCCTTAACGAACCTCGTTATCCGAACCTTAAAGGTTTAATGGCTGCTAAGAAGAAGCCGATTGAAAGTAAATCTCCCGCCGACCTGGGTAATCCATCGAGCAAGATTGAAATCGTCGGTCTTGAACCCCCTCCTCCTCGTATTCCTGGTCGCAAGCTGGAAGCAGCGGACGCTAAGGGATTTGCAGAACAGCTTGTGAAAGCTCTTCGCGAAGAAGCTAAGGTTATCTAA
- a CDS encoding electron transfer flavoprotein subunit alpha/FixB family protein, which produces MSNVLIVGELKDGELKKISREITSAGRKIADALGGKVTAVLLGSGVEKFAGELAAVGADSILTVNAGEYNAETWANLVAGVIKDKNPSVVLLPHTSQGKDYSPRVAVKVGAGIIADVVGLSVDGGKVVAKKPIYSGKAYGNFKVTSPISIFTVRPNSQEVGQKAGAGAVEAASPSAGDAKVKIVSSDLSGGNKVQLAEASIIVSGGRGIKGPENWPILQGLADVLGAALGASRAAVDAGWIPHSHQVGQTGKTVSPNCYIACGISGAIQHLAGMGSSKYIVAINKDGDAPIFKVATYGVVGDLFEVVPALTDEFKKVLG; this is translated from the coding sequence GTGAGTAACGTATTAATCGTAGGCGAACTCAAAGACGGAGAACTCAAAAAGATCTCCAGAGAAATTACTTCCGCAGGTCGCAAGATCGCGGATGCCCTAGGCGGAAAAGTGACCGCCGTTCTACTCGGATCCGGAGTGGAGAAATTTGCCGGTGAACTAGCTGCAGTCGGCGCGGATTCAATCTTAACCGTAAATGCCGGCGAGTATAACGCTGAAACTTGGGCAAATCTAGTTGCAGGTGTGATCAAAGATAAGAATCCATCCGTGGTTCTTTTACCCCACACTTCACAAGGAAAAGATTATTCTCCCCGCGTAGCGGTAAAAGTCGGAGCAGGAATCATTGCGGACGTGGTAGGACTTTCCGTTGACGGCGGAAAAGTCGTAGCGAAGAAACCGATCTATTCCGGTAAGGCATACGGAAACTTTAAAGTTACCAGCCCTATCTCTATTTTCACCGTTCGCCCTAACTCGCAAGAAGTCGGTCAAAAAGCAGGCGCGGGTGCGGTCGAAGCGGCATCGCCTTCTGCAGGCGACGCGAAAGTGAAGATTGTTTCTTCCGATCTAAGCGGTGGAAACAAAGTCCAGTTAGCGGAAGCTTCCATCATCGTATCCGGTGGACGCGGTATTAAAGGTCCTGAAAATTGGCCGATTCTTCAAGGATTGGCGGACGTTTTAGGCGCGGCTCTCGGAGCTTCTCGCGCAGCTGTTGATGCTGGTTGGATTCCTCATAGCCATCAAGTTGGACAGACCGGAAAAACCGTTTCTCCTAATTGTTACATTGCATGCGGCATTTCAGGTGCAATTCAACACTTGGCCGGTATGGGCTCTTCCAAGTATATCGTCGCAATCAATAAGGACGGAGATGCACCGATCTTTAAAGTGGCTACCTACGGAGTCGTAGGCGACCTCTTCGAAGTCGTTCCGGCTCTTACCGACGAGTTCAAAAAAGTACTTGGATAA
- a CDS encoding LolA family protein, which translates to MVSSKGFISFLSAAAILVCGTSILPDPGRDRLNALIGKMNEISSFRASVTINNELSGTLSYKKPNQLHVKFSDGRVIAANGRFLWFYSPSRGIVGKQDLKGMSGGIGGLLSGYEEVTPVGGSLRLKSPNRTYEEIVVTLGPDNTPRSLRMKHKGSGEYTSIAFSGVQTNVGLSASLFNFGAPSNAQIVENPLNERE; encoded by the coding sequence ATGGTTTCATCCAAGGGGTTTATATCCTTTTTAAGTGCCGCGGCCATTTTGGTTTGCGGCACTTCTATTTTACCGGATCCGGGTCGGGACCGTTTAAACGCACTTATAGGAAAAATGAATGAAATTTCCAGTTTCCGAGCTAGCGTAACCATCAATAACGAACTTTCCGGAACACTTTCGTACAAAAAACCGAATCAATTACACGTCAAATTCTCTGACGGGAGAGTTATAGCTGCCAATGGTCGCTTTCTCTGGTTTTATTCTCCTTCGAGAGGAATTGTGGGCAAACAGGATTTAAAAGGAATGAGCGGGGGAATCGGAGGATTGCTATCCGGCTACGAGGAAGTCACACCGGTTGGCGGCTCTCTTCGCCTAAAATCTCCTAATCGGACTTACGAAGAAATCGTCGTGACCTTAGGACCTGACAATACTCCAAGATCCTTACGGATGAAGCATAAGGGCTCCGGAGAATATACCTCTATCGCCTTTTCGGGAGTCCAAACAAACGTAGGATTATCGGCTTCACTCTTCAATTTTGGAGCACCTTCAAATGCACAAATCGTGGAGAACCCGCTCAACGAGAGGGAATAG
- the trpS gene encoding tryptophan--tRNA ligase produces MRILTGVQPSGKLHLGNYFSVIRKLVEYQNSSDLYCFVADLHALTTFSSAKNHTENTYDAVCDFLALGINPDKCTFWIQSSVPEVTELAWYLGMSITVPQLQLAHSFKDKVAKGITPSGGLFFYPVLMAADILAFNSDRVPVGKDQKQHLELTRDIAERFNAQYGQTFKLPDPEIDESTAIVPGTDGAKMSKSYGNTINFFDDEKKIKKAVMGIVTDSAGIDDPKDYDKNLIYTIHSLFLDDANKARLKEKFVTPGTGYGDLKKALLEQVLDYFAPYRKEREKIAADPTYVRDIMKKGSDKARNAATPILDTVRNKMGIGIGTVK; encoded by the coding sequence ATGAGGATCTTAACCGGTGTTCAACCGTCCGGAAAATTACATTTAGGCAATTATTTTTCCGTTATACGGAAGTTAGTCGAATATCAAAATTCATCGGACCTATACTGCTTTGTGGCAGACTTGCACGCATTGACGACTTTCTCTTCAGCAAAAAATCACACCGAAAATACTTATGATGCCGTCTGCGATTTTCTCGCTCTCGGAATCAATCCTGACAAATGCACTTTTTGGATTCAATCCTCCGTCCCGGAAGTCACTGAATTAGCCTGGTATTTAGGGATGTCAATCACGGTTCCTCAACTACAGTTAGCTCATTCTTTTAAGGATAAGGTTGCAAAAGGAATTACGCCGAGCGGCGGCTTATTTTTTTACCCCGTTCTTATGGCCGCCGACATTCTCGCCTTCAACAGCGACAGAGTTCCGGTGGGAAAGGATCAAAAGCAGCATTTAGAACTTACTAGAGATATTGCGGAGCGCTTCAATGCGCAATACGGGCAAACCTTTAAATTACCCGACCCGGAAATCGATGAATCCACCGCGATTGTACCCGGAACGGACGGAGCGAAAATGTCCAAATCGTACGGTAATACGATCAATTTTTTCGACGATGAAAAGAAGATCAAAAAAGCGGTGATGGGAATCGTAACGGATTCCGCCGGGATCGACGATCCTAAGGATTATGATAAAAATTTAATATATACGATTCATTCCCTTTTCCTGGACGATGCAAACAAAGCGCGACTAAAGGAAAAATTCGTTACACCCGGCACGGGTTACGGCGATTTGAAAAAAGCCCTATTGGAACAAGTCTTGGATTACTTTGCTCCTTACCGAAAAGAAAGGGAAAAAATAGCGGCCGACCCGACCTATGTTAGGGATATAATGAAAAAAGGCTCCGATAAAGCTCGCAATGCTGCGACTCCAATTCTTGATACTGTGCGAAACAAGATGGGAATAGGAATCGGCACCGTAAAATAA